In the Topomyia yanbarensis strain Yona2022 chromosome 3, ASM3024719v1, whole genome shotgun sequence genome, one interval contains:
- the LOC131692652 gene encoding hybrid signal transduction histidine kinase M-like, which translates to LEAPPPPPRRGGSQHQICPGSNCNGTATTFLQLSQEHLKQPGMKLFPNYTPPIPPHTGTNSNASTGNFSTLSNNVNNHHYHQITYQTQTLAPLRLNQDHFNSKTNTLGGGGGGGGLTVCSGQPNGRQKYQTHHHHHHHQHQHPQQQQLQQQQSHHHQLSDHELDDDVFDDNEDDSNNSGTTSPPPASLQMSPSTPTPPELPIRNGLVANYNVNTLNHINNNTVVVAAGSVAGGGVGSGGGGGGCAIRENGIKMSSPGTVAITGERPVVMNGGGRKAARHYH; encoded by the coding sequence CTAGAGGCTCCCCCTCCACCACCTCGGAGGGGAGGTTCGCAGCATCAAATATGTCCTGGCAGCAATTGTAACGGTACGGCCACAACGTTCCTACAGCTGAGCCAGGAGCATCTGAAGCAGCCGGGAATGAAACTGTTCCCCAACTACACCCCACCGATTCCACCGCACACCGGAACCAATAGCAACGCCAGCACCGGCAACTTCTCGACGTTGTCCAACAATGTCAACAACCATCACTACCACCAAATCACCTATCAGACGCAAACTCTCGCACCGCTCCGGCTGAACCAGGACCACTTTAACTCCAAAACGAACACACTTGGTGGCGGCGGAGGAGGAGGAGGGTTGACAGTCTGTTCCGGCCAGCCAAATGGTCGCCAGAAATATCAAACCCATCACCATCACCATCATCACCAACATCAGCAcccgcagcagcagcagctacaACAGCAACAGTCCCATCACCATCAGTTGTCCGACCACGAGCTGGACGACGATGTGTTCGACGATAATGAGGATGACAGCAACAATAGTGGAACCACATCGCCACCACCGGCATCGCTGCAAATGTCACCGTCCACGCCGACGCCCCCGGAGCTACCGATCCGCAATGGGTTGGTGGCGAATTACAATGTAAATACACTTAATCACATCAACAATAATACCGTCGTCGTTGCTGCCGGTAGTGTTGCTGGTGGTGGTGTTGGTAGTGGTGGAGGAGGAGGAGGTTGTGCCATTCGGGAGAATGGCATAAAAATGTCATCCCCCGGTACGGTTGCCATCACTGGCGAACGCCCGGTTGTGATGAACGGTGGTGGCCGGAAGGCAGCTCGACACTATCACTGA
- the LOC131692650 gene encoding leucine-rich repeat neuronal protein 3, which yields MLSLDMYTALATVLLLGTCLLPTGHAGLANCPIGCQCDDDTLVVTCGEGHLDVLPIVLNPSLQRLVIKNNKIKTIDSSMQFYAELTFLDLSYNHLFNMPPRTFAYQKKLTELHLNHNKVGSISNKTFLGLESLSILNLRGNFLDELTEGVFFGLKKLEELNLGQNRIGKIDPKAFEGLTNLKVLYLDDNTLSTVPSEAFGPLASLAELYLGINSFTTIPKDAFMTLSKLSHLDLKGAALSNVTSESFNGLEGLRTLDLSDNRLSRIPTPELMPLVRLEELALGQNDFDSIPTAAFAGMSNLRKLDISGSLKLSRIEGGAFSANANLEEIVIASNKALAEIHEGALSGLPHLRRLVLKDNALTTLSDGLFSWNELVDLDLSENPIACDCRILWLRNVLVNKSNSSQNQIPVICASPDRLREQALQALSPDLLGCSHTDPRQQAIICAVLVAAAAILTTLALVIYKCRRRIREVVKGGWGNSAMGRKEREYQKTFSEEDYMGRHPNPCGLGVHPTTLNNYQINNHHTHGIRHIPVTEL from the coding sequence ATGCTATCCCTAGACATGTACACCGCACTGGCCACGGTGCTACTGTTGGGTACCTGCCTGCTACCCACCGGTCATGCCGGACTGGCCAACTGTCCCATCGGATGTCAGTGCGATGACGACACCCTGGTGGTGACATGCGGCGAAGGCCATCTGGACGTTCTACCGATCGTCCTGAATCCATCGCTTCAGCGATTAGTcatcaaaaacaacaaaatcaaaacCATTGATTCGTCGATGCAGTTCTACGCCGAACTGACCTTCCTAGATCTAAGCTACAATCATCTGTTCAACATGCCACCGCGAACGTTTGCCTATCAGAAGAAACTTACCGAGTTGCACCTGAACCATAACAAGGTGGGTTCGATTTCGAACAAAACCTTCCTCGGACTGGAATCGCTATCGATTCTGAATCTCCGGGGGAACTTTCTGGACGAACTGACGGAGGGTGTGTTCTTTGGTCTGAAAAAACTCGAAGAGCTTAATCTCGGTCAGAACCGAATCGGGAAGATTGATCCGAAAGCCTTCGAGGGCTTAACGAACCTGAAGGTGCTCTACCTGGACGACAACACGTTGAGTACCGTCCCGTCGGAAGCGTTCGGACCGCTAGCCAGTTTGGCTGAACTGTACTTGGGAATAAATTCCTTTACAACCATTCCGAAGGATGCATTTATGACGCTTAGCAAGCTGAGTCATCTGGATTTAAAAGGAGCCGCCCTGTCCAACGTAACCAGCGAGAGTTTCAACGGACTTGAAGGATTGAGGACATTGGATTTGTCGGACAATCGGCTGAGTAGGATACCGACGCCGGAGCTGATGCCGCTGGTTCGGTTGGAGGAGTTAGCGTTGGGACAGAACGACTTTGATAGTATTCCGACGGCCGCATTCGCGGGAATGAGTAATCTGAGAAAATTGGACATATCAGGATCGTTGAAGCTGAGCAGAATCGAGGGTGGAGCTTTTTCGGCGAATGCTAATCTCGAAGAAATTGTTATAGCCTCGAACAAGGCCTTGGCGGAGATACACGAGGGAGCGTTGAGTGGGTTGCCACATCTGAGGCGGTTGGTACTGAAGGACAATGCTTTGACGACTCTGTCGGATGGGTTATTCTCGTGGAATGAGCTGGTGGATTTGGATCTGTCGGAGAACCCGATCGCTTGTGATTGTCGGATTCTGTGGCTGAGAAATGTGCTGGTGAATAAAAGTAATAGCAGTCAGAATCAGATTCCAGTGATATGTGCCTCACCGGATCGGTTGAGAGAGCAGGCTCTGCAAGCCTTATCACCGGATTTGTTAGGTTGTTCCCACACGGATCCTCGACAGCAGGCGATTATTTGTGCCGTACTAGTAGCAGCCGCAGCCATCCTGACAACTTTGGCACTAGTGATCTACAAATGTCGCAGGCGGATTCGGGAAGTAGTGAAAGGTGGCTGGGGAAACAGTGCCATGGGCCGGAAAGAGCGTGAATATCAGAAAACTTTCTCCGAGGAAGATTACATGGGACGACACCCGAATCCGTGCGGGTTGGGAGTGCACCCAACTACACTGAACAACTACCAAATCAACAACCACCACACACATGGCATCCGTCACATACCGGTAACGGAACTATAG